The following are from one region of the Phormidium sp. PBR-2020 genome:
- a CDS encoding response regulator — protein MATILVIEDEQDICEIISEILSEADHTVVTAANGRLGVEQAQETAPDLIICDIMMPELDGYGVLTYLRSQPRFQTVPFIFLTAKADKQQVREGMNLGADDYLSKPFTIGELLEAVEARLEKQQLWEQSSNQRLGELRQNLTRSLPHELLTPLNGILGYATFLCEEHEDIEPEDVYEMGVGIRRSGERLYHSIQNFLLYAQLELIKDDVERSRELFTGQSEQATETLTLRIKSMANRLQRLGDLEISLQDSPVAMPETWLVKVIEELLDNAFKFSEAGTPVRVALTADGDQVQVRVSDRGRGLESEQIKRLGAYEQFDRKLYEQQGSGLGLEIVKRIVNLNQGTLEIESQPGEGTQVILTLPTELSSVV, from the coding sequence ATGGCAACTATTCTAGTTATTGAAGACGAACAAGATATTTGTGAGATTATTTCCGAAATTCTCTCAGAAGCCGACCATACCGTAGTCACCGCTGCCAATGGACGGCTAGGGGTCGAACAGGCCCAAGAAACCGCGCCGGATCTGATTATCTGTGACATTATGATGCCGGAACTCGACGGCTATGGGGTGTTAACGTATCTACGCAGCCAGCCCCGTTTCCAAACTGTCCCTTTTATCTTTCTGACGGCGAAGGCAGACAAACAGCAGGTGCGAGAGGGGATGAATTTAGGGGCCGATGATTACCTTTCTAAACCCTTTACCATCGGTGAATTACTCGAAGCCGTCGAGGCGCGACTGGAGAAACAGCAGCTTTGGGAACAGTCTTCCAATCAGCGTCTTGGGGAACTGCGGCAAAATTTAACCCGTTCCCTCCCCCACGAGTTACTAACTCCCCTCAATGGCATTCTCGGCTATGCCACCTTCCTCTGTGAGGAGCATGAGGACATCGAGCCAGAGGATGTGTATGAGATGGGGGTAGGGATCCGTCGCTCGGGAGAACGACTCTATCACTCGATTCAGAACTTCTTGCTGTACGCTCAACTTGAACTGATTAAGGACGATGTAGAACGCAGCCGGGAGTTGTTTACGGGACAAAGCGAACAAGCTACAGAAACGTTGACGCTCCGGATTAAGTCTATGGCGAACCGGTTGCAGCGGCTTGGGGATTTAGAGATTTCCCTGCAAGACAGTCCGGTGGCGATGCCCGAGACTTGGTTGGTGAAGGTGATCGAGGAATTGCTCGACAATGCCTTTAAGTTCTCCGAGGCGGGAACCCCAGTGCGGGTGGCGTTGACGGCCGACGGGGATCAGGTGCAGGTGAGGGTGAGCGATCGCGGCCGGGGATTAGAATCGGAGCAGATTAAGCGTTTGGGGGCTTATGAACAGTTCGATCGCAAACTCTATGAACAACAAGGGTCAGGATTGGGGTTAGAGATTGTCAAACGCATCGTCAATTTGAATCAGGGAACCCTAGAGATTGAGAGTCAGCCGGGGGAAGGCACTCAAGTGATCCTGACCCTGCCCACGGAACTCTCCTCGGTGGTGTAG
- a CDS encoding EAL domain-containing protein, protein MTTILVIEDEGYVREILSELLTTENFNVLTADNGDLGYKMAQRQRPDLILCDIMMPELDGYGVLSQLKENPATDDIPFIFLSAKADRLDFRVGMDLGADDYLTKPFTRDELLTAVRMRLKKQAVLSQRHHQQLLRTQSHYQQQLEQAKQYLNQVLAQDPLTGLLNQLTLRQEFERFIKELQPLEPSSLVPLVCVGVERLREINAELGYSSGDRCLQVLAHRLREFFAQSSPLMARLNGNEFVLILPPVSSRYQAQEQVEALSHHLREPIALSQGDMALQINLGIAFYPRDAKQLDPLLQHSQQARQKARSSGGTAVELYSGALGGDRGDRLALERDLRCALENPEQPGELLLVYQPQVNLNSGQICGVEALMRWHHPQRGSIPPNRFIPIAEESDLIIPLGEWVLETACRQAQTWDAQGLPPLRMAVNLSARQFEDPQLYRRLTEILRRFNRQPGSLELELTETSLVREPETSVRILNQLKALGVSIAIDDFGTGFSSLSYLQRFPFDMLKIDRCFVAAIHRHRKNAIITEAVIEMAHKIGLTAIAEGIETPEERACLQQLGCDQGQGYFFHRPLPAIELSQLLRSS, encoded by the coding sequence ATGACGACAATTCTCGTGATTGAAGATGAAGGTTACGTGCGAGAAATTCTCAGTGAGTTGTTAACCACCGAAAATTTTAACGTCCTGACCGCTGATAATGGTGATTTAGGCTACAAAATGGCCCAACGCCAGCGCCCCGACCTAATTTTATGCGACATCATGATGCCGGAGTTGGATGGCTATGGAGTCCTCAGCCAACTGAAAGAAAACCCTGCCACCGATGATATTCCCTTTATTTTCCTCTCGGCTAAAGCCGATCGCCTGGATTTCCGGGTGGGGATGGATTTGGGGGCTGATGATTATCTCACCAAACCCTTTACACGGGATGAACTCCTGACAGCGGTGCGGATGCGCCTGAAAAAGCAGGCGGTTCTCTCTCAACGACACCATCAGCAACTGCTGCGCACCCAAAGCCATTATCAACAACAACTTGAGCAAGCCAAACAGTATCTTAACCAGGTGTTAGCTCAAGATCCCTTAACGGGGTTACTGAATCAACTCACCTTGCGACAGGAGTTTGAGCGATTTATCAAGGAACTCCAGCCCCTAGAGCCATCGAGCTTAGTTCCCTTAGTCTGTGTGGGGGTGGAGCGTTTACGAGAGATTAACGCTGAATTGGGCTATAGCAGCGGCGATCGCTGCCTGCAAGTGCTGGCTCACCGGCTGCGAGAGTTCTTTGCTCAGTCCTCGCCCCTCATGGCTCGTCTTAATGGCAATGAGTTTGTCTTAATTTTGCCCCCCGTCAGCAGTCGGTATCAGGCTCAAGAGCAGGTAGAAGCCCTATCTCATCATCTCAGGGAACCTATTGCTCTGAGTCAGGGGGATATGGCACTTCAAATTAACCTGGGGATTGCCTTCTATCCTCGGGATGCCAAGCAACTCGATCCCCTATTGCAACATAGCCAACAGGCGCGACAGAAAGCTCGCTCTTCTGGGGGAACAGCCGTTGAGCTGTATAGTGGGGCCTTAGGGGGCGATCGCGGCGATCGCCTAGCCCTAGAGCGAGATCTCCGCTGTGCTTTAGAGAACCCTGAGCAGCCCGGTGAATTGCTACTCGTCTACCAACCCCAAGTTAACCTCAACAGCGGCCAGATTTGCGGCGTCGAAGCCCTGATGCGTTGGCATCATCCCCAGCGAGGTTCAATTCCCCCAAACCGGTTTATCCCCATCGCCGAAGAGAGTGATCTGATCATCCCCCTCGGGGAATGGGTGTTAGAAACCGCCTGTCGTCAAGCCCAAACCTGGGACGCTCAAGGACTCCCTCCCTTGCGTATGGCGGTCAATCTCTCCGCCCGGCAATTTGAAGATCCCCAGCTTTACCGACGGCTAACCGAAATTTTGCGCCGCTTTAACCGTCAACCCGGCTCCTTAGAGTTAGAACTGACCGAAACCAGTTTAGTCCGGGAACCAGAGACCAGTGTCCGCATTCTCAATCAACTCAAAGCCTTGGGCGTTTCCATTGCCATCGATGACTTTGGTACGGGGTTTTCCTCTCTGAGTTATTTACAACGCTTTCCCTTTGATATGCTCAAGATTGACCGCTGTTTCGTGGCGGCTATACACCGTCACCGCAAAAATGCCATCATTACCGAGGCCGTCATCGAGATGGCTCATAAAATCGGTCTGACGGCGATCGCCGAAGGCATCGAAACCCCCGAAGAGCGAGCCTGTTTACAACAACTCGGCTGCGATCAGGGCCAGGGCTATTTCTTCCACCGTCCCCTTCCGGCGATCGAGTTAAGTCAACTGCTGCGATCGAGTTAG
- a CDS encoding PAS domain-containing protein, with amino-acid sequence MSSTPTLFPEFIAQFLDLHPPAIAPETPLSDIWEQFQVQVGLTGEGASSSPSPSLHSGYVCVMEGDRCLGLITTQEAIAVLAQGHDPRSIPVSRLISPGQAVITPDTLNHPSTLYDAAQQHPFLLLLDDEQHCLGVLPSVALLKLPELADLPQEFCSLHPFEIALNHLPITVFRKDRQLRYTWIYKSFPGLDPNHMLGHGNHDLFSPADAEQWEAIERRALEHNQGSRQKIALTLNGTFHYYDLTVEPLFDDSGSILGLVGTALEITPSYLNQQALIMLNQELENLVEERTAELQRSNAELLASLSAARELNELKSRFITLTSHEFRTPLTTILGSAELLKHYGQNWKPEKRQRYLDRIHETVDHMTRLLNDVLTVGNAEAGRLTFSPSLVNLLDLFKSEIETARTKTYRDRTIELSHDLHASHLYLDQTLVSQIVSNLLSNALKYSSADSAIEVYLKSEENQVRFQVRDEGMGIPEADQADLFTSFHRAKNAANIQGTGLGLCIVKNAVHLHGGQVTVESQEGSGSTFTVLLPLTQSVAYDDNSRD; translated from the coding sequence ATGTCATCGACGCCTACTCTTTTTCCTGAATTTATTGCTCAGTTTCTGGATCTCCATCCCCCGGCGATCGCCCCAGAAACCCCCCTCAGCGACATCTGGGAGCAATTTCAGGTTCAGGTAGGTCTGACGGGAGAGGGGGCGTCAAGTTCCCCGAGTCCGTCTCTCCACTCTGGCTATGTCTGTGTGATGGAGGGCGATCGCTGTTTAGGCCTGATTACCACTCAAGAGGCGATCGCCGTTCTGGCCCAGGGTCACGATCCCCGCTCAATTCCCGTATCCCGTCTGATCAGCCCCGGACAAGCGGTGATTACCCCAGACACCCTCAACCATCCCTCCACCCTCTACGACGCCGCCCAACAGCATCCTTTCTTATTGTTGCTCGACGACGAGCAGCACTGTTTGGGAGTGTTACCCAGTGTCGCCCTCTTGAAGTTGCCCGAATTAGCGGACTTACCTCAGGAGTTCTGCTCACTGCATCCCTTTGAAATTGCCCTAAACCATCTCCCCATCACCGTGTTTCGCAAAGATCGTCAGTTGCGTTACACCTGGATTTATAAAAGCTTCCCCGGCTTAGATCCCAACCATATGTTAGGCCATGGCAATCATGACCTCTTCTCCCCGGCGGATGCCGAGCAATGGGAGGCGATCGAGCGGCGAGCCTTAGAACACAACCAAGGAAGCCGTCAGAAGATCGCCCTGACCTTAAACGGCACGTTTCACTATTATGACCTGACCGTAGAACCCTTATTCGATGATTCCGGGAGCATCCTGGGCCTGGTGGGAACCGCCTTAGAGATTACCCCGAGTTATCTCAATCAGCAAGCCCTGATCATGCTCAACCAGGAACTCGAAAACCTCGTCGAAGAGCGAACCGCTGAACTACAACGCAGTAATGCCGAACTCTTAGCCTCTCTCTCAGCGGCGCGGGAACTCAACGAACTTAAATCACGGTTTATTACCCTCACCTCCCATGAATTTCGCACCCCCCTAACCACCATTCTCGGCTCCGCTGAACTGCTCAAACATTATGGCCAGAACTGGAAGCCCGAAAAAAGACAACGCTATCTCGATCGCATCCATGAGACCGTTGATCACATGACGCGCCTGCTCAATGATGTGTTGACGGTGGGGAACGCCGAAGCGGGGCGACTCACCTTTTCCCCCAGCCTCGTCAATCTCCTAGACCTGTTCAAGAGTGAGATCGAGACGGCCCGCACCAAGACCTATCGCGATCGCACCATTGAGCTGAGCCATGACCTTCACGCCAGCCATCTCTATCTCGATCAGACGTTAGTCTCACAAATTGTCTCAAATCTCCTCTCCAATGCCCTCAAATACTCCTCGGCTGATTCGGCGATCGAGGTCTACTTAAAAAGCGAAGAGAACCAGGTCAGGTTCCAGGTGCGGGATGAAGGAATGGGCATTCCCGAAGCGGATCAAGCCGATTTATTTACCTCATTCCATCGCGCTAAAAATGCCGCTAACATACAAGGAACAGGACTAGGCTTATGCATCGTCAAGAACGCCGTCCATCTCCATGGCGGACAAGTCACCGTTGAGAGCCAAGAGGGTTCAGGTTCGACCTTTACCGTCCTGCTGCCCCTTACCCAATCTGTAGCTTATGACGACAATTCTCGTGATTGA
- a CDS encoding response regulator, which produces MTAKILVVDDEPDNFDVVDALLSQEDYQLDYAANGLDAIASLEGYNPDLILLDVMMPDVDGVEICRRLKKMPKWRAVPIIMVTAISSKDNLARCLEAGADDFIGKPVNGLELRARVKSMLRLKHQYDELQGLLQLREDLVKMILHDVRNPLSGLLLGLELLRSPNYPEAKRLHRLETVYSLAKSVQTIVEDLLQVTLTESGQLSLNYDLVELGTLAQSCLTRFEVIAGQKNLSLVSQLPETPLTGIELDAALFQRVLDNLISNAIKFSPQDTQITLTVGELSPEQIQIEVIDGGPGVPEELREKIFEKYEIGTMMANIPQIGLGLAFCKMVVEGHQGRIQVHPHPTQGSVFQITLPRRVSRKSFPKLSLTSP; this is translated from the coding sequence ATGACTGCTAAAATTCTTGTTGTTGATGACGAACCGGATAACTTTGATGTAGTTGATGCCTTATTGAGTCAAGAAGACTATCAGTTAGACTATGCCGCTAATGGCTTAGATGCGATCGCCTCTCTGGAGGGGTATAATCCTGACTTAATCCTTTTGGATGTGATGATGCCCGATGTAGATGGTGTTGAAATCTGTCGGCGCTTAAAAAAGATGCCCAAGTGGCGAGCTGTACCTATTATCATGGTCACAGCCATTAGTTCTAAAGATAATTTAGCCCGTTGCTTAGAAGCGGGAGCCGATGACTTTATTGGGAAGCCCGTCAATGGCTTGGAATTGCGGGCTAGAGTCAAATCAATGCTGAGGCTCAAGCATCAGTATGATGAGCTGCAAGGCTTACTGCAATTGCGAGAAGATCTCGTTAAAATGATTCTCCATGACGTTCGCAATCCCCTCAGTGGCCTGTTGCTTGGCTTAGAACTTCTGCGCAGTCCTAACTATCCTGAAGCCAAACGCCTACATCGCCTCGAAACGGTCTATTCTCTGGCGAAGTCGGTGCAAACCATTGTCGAGGACTTGTTACAAGTCACCTTAACCGAATCAGGACAACTGAGTTTGAACTATGATTTAGTAGAATTAGGGACGTTAGCGCAATCTTGTTTAACCCGATTTGAGGTGATCGCAGGTCAGAAAAACCTCTCCCTGGTGAGTCAACTTCCTGAAACCCCGCTGACCGGAATTGAGCTGGATGCGGCTCTATTTCAGCGAGTGTTAGATAACCTGATCTCCAATGCCATTAAGTTCTCCCCTCAAGATACTCAAATCACCTTGACGGTAGGAGAGTTAAGCCCAGAACAGATCCAAATTGAGGTCATTGATGGGGGGCCAGGGGTTCCCGAGGAGTTACGGGAGAAAATATTTGAGAAATATGAGATTGGAACTATGATGGCTAATATCCCTCAAATTGGCTTAGGCTTAGCCTTTTGCAAAATGGTGGTTGAAGGGCATCAGGGGAGGATTCAAGTGCATCCCCATCCCACTCAGGGATCCGTTTTCCAGATTACCCTTCCCCGGCGAGTTTCCCGGAAATCGTTCCCTAAACTGTCTCTGACGAGTCCATAA
- a CDS encoding glycosyltransferase — protein sequence MKLVVEGWRFVHHSFAVANQHQLLEFLRRPQIQVFHRELPYLDHSWEPQAGLFTEAEEQQLRQLPPPPLHLRADATLRMVMPYDLSDSDSQRTYVFATTEWRIVQKAMMEMMGVEDFGQAHRDSETVIITPSHWSRDGFLRAGAVPERVRVVPLGVDTAVFHPATAAQRQRWRQQSQLEGCFAFLNIGVMTWNKGLRMLVKAFAEVTDRYPQARLVLKGSDAIRNSRKFVLEGLNEMLTPQERDRVIPRLAYIGRSLSTQELAQLYQTCDAYISPYLAEGFNMPVLEAAASGLPILCTKGGSTDDFTDRRFTRYIDSELKQVEWDHEIRDYLHPSLEHTVALMSQLIETPSFIEQARRTAPEWVQQGFTWQQIVDRLLTVMDSSETV from the coding sequence ATGAAACTTGTGGTAGAAGGCTGGCGTTTTGTCCATCACTCGTTTGCGGTGGCCAATCAACATCAACTCTTAGAATTTCTACGCCGTCCTCAGATACAGGTCTTTCATCGAGAACTGCCCTACTTAGATCACAGCTGGGAACCGCAAGCGGGACTATTTACGGAGGCCGAGGAACAGCAATTACGACAACTCCCGCCGCCCCCGTTACATCTGCGGGCCGATGCCACCCTACGCATGGTGATGCCCTATGATTTATCCGACTCCGACTCCCAGAGAACCTATGTCTTTGCCACCACAGAATGGCGGATTGTGCAAAAAGCCATGATGGAGATGATGGGGGTTGAGGATTTTGGCCAGGCTCATCGAGACTCCGAAACGGTGATTATTACCCCCTCCCATTGGTCTCGTGATGGTTTTCTGCGAGCGGGTGCGGTTCCCGAACGGGTGCGGGTGGTTCCCCTGGGGGTGGATACGGCGGTGTTTCATCCGGCGACGGCGGCCCAACGGCAACGCTGGCGGCAACAGTCGCAACTTGAGGGCTGTTTTGCCTTTCTCAATATCGGGGTGATGACTTGGAATAAGGGCCTACGAATGCTGGTCAAAGCCTTTGCTGAGGTGACAGACCGCTATCCCCAGGCTCGGTTAGTCTTGAAAGGCAGTGATGCGATTCGTAACTCTCGTAAGTTTGTCCTCGAAGGCCTCAATGAGATGTTAACGCCCCAGGAGCGCGATCGCGTCATTCCTCGCTTAGCCTATATTGGCCGCAGTCTCTCAACTCAGGAGTTGGCCCAACTCTATCAAACCTGTGATGCTTATATTTCCCCTTATTTGGCAGAAGGGTTTAATATGCCTGTTTTGGAAGCTGCTGCTTCCGGGTTGCCGATTCTCTGCACGAAAGGCGGCTCAACGGATGATTTTACCGATCGCCGCTTCACCCGCTACATTGACAGTGAACTGAAACAGGTGGAATGGGATCACGAAATCCGGGATTATCTGCATCCGAGTTTAGAGCATACGGTGGCCTTAATGAGCCAACTCATCGAAACCCCCAGTTTCATCGAACAGGCGCGACGCACGGCCCCAGAGTGGGTGCAACAGGGCTTCACCTGGCAGCAGATTGTCGATCGCCTGTTGACGGTTATGGACTCGTCAGAGACAGTTTAG
- a CDS encoding Uma2 family endonuclease gives MITLNLQPTLDLSHDRFWQLCQNNPDLRLERTAQGQLIAMAPCASQTGQQNLGLAAQLWMWNQHHQLGVTFDSFSGFTLPNGAIRAPDVAWLKMERWQSLPEAERRKFAAMCPDFVAELKSPTDSLTMLQGKLQEYLDNGAQLGWLLDPDARRVYHYCSGKSVQCLDDPETLSGEGVLPGLVVRLQWVWG, from the coding sequence ATGATTACCCTTAACCTCCAACCCACCCTAGACCTCAGTCATGACAGGTTCTGGCAACTCTGTCAAAACAACCCCGACCTGCGCCTGGAACGAACCGCGCAAGGTCAACTCATTGCCATGGCCCCTTGCGCCAGTCAAACCGGCCAACAAAACCTAGGACTTGCTGCACAACTGTGGATGTGGAATCAGCACCATCAACTCGGTGTCACTTTTGACTCCTTCAGTGGCTTCACCCTCCCCAATGGTGCAATTCGCGCTCCCGATGTTGCCTGGCTTAAGATGGAACGTTGGCAAAGTCTACCTGAGGCGGAACGCCGTAAGTTTGCCGCGATGTGTCCTGACTTTGTAGCGGAGTTGAAGTCCCCGACGGACAGCTTAACCATGCTGCAAGGGAAATTGCAGGAATACCTCGACAATGGCGCTCAACTGGGGTGGCTGCTTGACCCAGATGCGCGGCGGGTTTATCACTATTGTTCGGGGAAGTCGGTGCAATGTTTAGACGACCCTGAAACGCTTTCAGGAGAGGGAGTATTGCCAGGGTTAGTGGTTCGTTTACAGTGGGTTTGGGGGTGA
- a CDS encoding Uma2 family endonuclease, with the protein MFQNWIPYDVKVEDSKNERYFYPDLVVTCDAEDLRAQDLVKHPTVIVEVLSPSTAGGDRGTKLKCYRQIPSLQEYVLVDSQSMAVELYRRGDEGRMWGYAQYEAGERFQLESLDFEVELSVLYEAVNLNQ; encoded by the coding sequence CTGTTTCAAAACTGGATTCCGTATGATGTCAAGGTTGAGGATAGTAAAAATGAACGCTATTTTTACCCGGATTTAGTGGTGACTTGTGATGCGGAGGATTTACGGGCGCAAGATTTGGTGAAACATCCCACGGTGATTGTGGAGGTGTTGTCTCCGAGTACCGCCGGGGGCGATCGTGGGACAAAACTAAAATGCTATCGTCAAATTCCCAGTTTACAGGAATATGTATTGGTGGATTCCCAGTCGATGGCGGTGGAACTCTATCGTCGGGGTGATGAGGGTCGGATGTGGGGCTATGCTCAGTATGAGGCGGGGGAACGCTTCCAGTTGGAGAGTCTTGACTTTGAGGTGGAGTTGTCTGTGCTTTATGAGGCGGTTAATCTGAATCAGTAG
- the purH gene encoding bifunctional phosphoribosylaminoimidazolecarboxamide formyltransferase/IMP cyclohydrolase, translating into MARLALLSVSDKTGLVDLGRSLVEEFQFDIISSGGTAKVLKEAGIPVTKVSDYTGFPEILGGRVKTLHPRVHGGILARRDLPDHQQDLDANEIRPIDLVVVNLYPFEATIAKADVTLADAVENIDIGGPAMLRASAKNFQHLTVLCNPNQYSGYLDQLRQHGEPGFEFRRDCATAGFWHTCQYDRAIATYLNQQANADSLPDQFGIAGSQIQALRYGENPHQKAAWYQVGQTPSGWGAAEKLQGKELSYNNLVDLEAARRIIAEFLGEDQPPAAAVLKHTNPCGVALGETLVEAYERAFAADSVSAFGGIVALNRCLDAETATAMTKTFLECVIVPDCDDAAREVLAKKSKLRVLTLADLNLGTGETIKAIAGGFLVQTADDLVEQTQDWQVVTQKQPTPQELEELLFAWKVCKHVKSNAIVVTKDRTTLGIGAGQMNRVGAAKIALEQAGDACQGATLASDGFFPFDDSVRSAAAAGITAIVQPGGSIRDKDSIAAADELGVVMVLTGVRHFLH; encoded by the coding sequence GTGGCGCGTCTAGCACTACTGAGCGTATCCGATAAAACCGGACTGGTGGACCTGGGGCGATCGCTCGTCGAGGAGTTTCAATTTGACATTATCAGTAGCGGTGGGACCGCCAAGGTCTTAAAAGAGGCGGGAATCCCAGTGACCAAAGTCTCGGACTACACCGGCTTCCCAGAAATCCTCGGCGGACGAGTCAAAACCCTCCATCCTCGCGTTCATGGGGGCATTTTAGCCCGCCGCGACCTCCCAGACCATCAACAGGACTTAGACGCCAATGAGATTCGCCCCATTGACTTGGTGGTGGTGAATCTCTATCCCTTTGAGGCCACCATTGCTAAAGCCGACGTCACCCTGGCTGATGCAGTCGAAAACATCGACATTGGCGGCCCGGCCATGTTGCGGGCCTCCGCCAAGAACTTCCAACATCTGACGGTGTTATGTAACCCCAACCAATATTCCGGGTATTTAGACCAACTGCGTCAGCATGGGGAACCCGGCTTCGAGTTCCGCCGAGATTGCGCCACAGCCGGATTCTGGCATACCTGTCAATACGATCGGGCGATCGCCACCTACCTCAACCAACAGGCCAACGCCGACAGTCTCCCCGACCAGTTTGGCATCGCCGGCAGTCAAATCCAAGCCCTCCGCTACGGCGAGAACCCCCACCAAAAAGCCGCCTGGTATCAAGTGGGCCAAACCCCCAGCGGTTGGGGTGCAGCGGAGAAATTACAGGGGAAAGAACTCAGCTACAACAACCTCGTCGACTTAGAAGCCGCGCGACGCATCATCGCCGAATTTCTCGGAGAGGACCAACCCCCCGCCGCTGCGGTGTTGAAACATACCAATCCCTGCGGCGTGGCCCTAGGGGAAACCCTCGTCGAGGCCTATGAACGGGCCTTTGCAGCGGATTCCGTCTCAGCCTTTGGCGGAATTGTCGCCCTCAACCGCTGTCTGGATGCGGAGACAGCCACCGCCATGACCAAAACCTTCCTCGAATGTGTGATTGTCCCCGATTGTGATGATGCGGCGCGGGAGGTATTGGCCAAGAAATCCAAGTTACGGGTGTTAACCCTCGCGGACTTAAACCTAGGAACTGGGGAAACCATTAAAGCCATTGCGGGAGGGTTCCTCGTCCAAACCGCCGACGATTTAGTCGAACAAACCCAAGATTGGCAAGTGGTGACTCAGAAACAGCCTACACCGCAAGAGTTGGAGGAGTTACTATTCGCCTGGAAGGTCTGTAAACACGTCAAATCCAATGCGATCGTGGTCACGAAAGACCGCACCACCTTGGGAATTGGGGCCGGACAAATGAACCGGGTTGGTGCGGCGAAAATTGCCTTAGAACAGGCGGGAGACGCGTGTCAGGGGGCGACGTTAGCCAGTGATGGCTTTTTCCCCTTCGATGACTCGGTGCGTTCTGCGGCGGCGGCGGGAATTACCGCGATTGTCCAGCCGGGGGGAAGTATCCGGGACAAGGACTCCATCGCGGCGGCGGATGAGTTAGGCGTCGTGATGGTGTTGACGGGGGTGCGCCACTTCTTGCATTAA
- a CDS encoding Uma2 family endonuclease, translating to MIAQSDIPSRLTPQEYLDWEAQQEYRYEYIDGEIIAMTGGTIPHHEIVHNDIAHNDIALNFYSALRPFLRQRGCRANVSDTESVSK from the coding sequence ATGATTGCCCAATCGGACATTCCCTCACGCCTGACTCCCCAAGAGTATTTAGACTGGGAGGCCCAGCAGGAATACCGCTACGAGTATATCGATGGCGAGATTATAGCGATGACGGGGGGGACTATTCCTCATCATGAGATTGTCCATAATGACATTGCTCATAATGACATTGCTCTTAACTTTTACAGCGCCTTGAGGCCATTTTTGCGTCAACGAGGCTGTCGGGCGAATGTGTCTGATACGGAATCCGTTTCCAAATAA
- a CDS encoding IS630 family transposase, which produces MLWKVSLGWTIENSAVAVGLSYRYARTIVKRYNQQGEKGVINQRNKTKINPRGREPLLNGEQLEKLKQALKKAPSDGGLWTGPKVARWIEKETGREKVWPQRGWDYLKKCHYSWQRPRPRHRKGNKEAQEEYKKNLPKKVTEIQNKHPDSEVEVWFFDEHRVGLKSILAKVWSETGQRPEAVVQHRYEWVYVYGFVNPKTGETHWYLIPRVNVKWLNLVLETFAEEVGVGENKIILLVQDNAGWHRSPKLQVNEGIFVDFLPPYSPELQPAERLWKLVDEPLVNRCFDTIEDLEDVLEQRCCVLSEQMQEEIRDLTNYHWLEYA; this is translated from the coding sequence CTGTTATGGAAAGTGAGCTTAGGATGGACAATAGAAAACAGTGCCGTAGCGGTGGGGTTGAGCTATCGCTACGCCCGAACAATCGTAAAGCGATATAACCAGCAAGGAGAGAAGGGAGTCATTAACCAAAGGAACAAAACCAAAATCAATCCCCGAGGGCGGGAACCTTTACTCAATGGCGAGCAACTCGAAAAGCTTAAGCAAGCCTTAAAAAAAGCGCCGTCAGATGGAGGACTATGGACAGGACCCAAGGTGGCGCGATGGATTGAAAAAGAAACGGGACGGGAAAAAGTCTGGCCCCAAAGGGGGTGGGATTACCTAAAAAAGTGTCATTACTCTTGGCAGCGACCGAGACCCAGGCATCGAAAAGGAAATAAAGAAGCCCAAGAAGAGTATAAAAAAAACTTGCCAAAGAAAGTCACGGAAATTCAAAATAAACATCCTGATTCCGAAGTTGAAGTTTGGTTTTTCGACGAACACCGAGTGGGTCTAAAGTCAATCCTAGCGAAAGTTTGGAGTGAGACTGGACAACGCCCCGAAGCCGTGGTTCAGCACCGGTATGAGTGGGTCTATGTCTACGGGTTCGTTAATCCAAAAACGGGAGAAACACATTGGTATTTAATCCCAAGAGTGAATGTGAAGTGGTTGAATTTAGTCTTAGAAACCTTTGCCGAAGAAGTGGGGGTTGGAGAGAATAAAATAATCCTCTTAGTTCAAGATAATGCGGGCTGGCATCGAAGCCCAAAACTTCAGGTGAATGAGGGAATCTTTGTAGATTTTTTACCTCCCTATTCTCCCGAGCTTCAACCAGCCGAACGGCTGTGGAAGTTAGTAGATGAACCACTGGTCAATCGATGTTTTGATACCATTGAAGACCTGGAAGATGTTCTTGAACAACGTTGTTGTGTTCTTAGTGAACAGATGCAAGAAGAAATTCGCGATTTGACAAATTATCACTGGCTAGAGTACGCCTGA